One region of Flavobacterium sp. KACC 22763 genomic DNA includes:
- a CDS encoding DUF6428 family protein, whose translation MKLSEIKEVLKTVEAVNFELPDGTFVPEYFHVTEVGLVTKNFIDCGGTVRKETVVNFQLWDANDYEHRLKPQKLIHIIELSEKVLGIEDHEIEVEYQNTTIGKYDLDFNGKNFTLLNKQTACLAQEQCGIPSDKPKVKLSQLNTDNANSCTPGGGCC comes from the coding sequence ATGAAACTTTCAGAAATTAAAGAAGTGCTTAAAACAGTAGAAGCTGTAAATTTTGAACTGCCGGACGGCACATTTGTACCGGAATATTTTCACGTAACTGAAGTAGGCTTGGTTACCAAAAACTTCATCGACTGCGGAGGAACAGTAAGAAAAGAAACAGTTGTAAACTTCCAGCTTTGGGATGCCAATGACTACGAGCACAGGCTTAAACCTCAGAAACTGATCCACATCATTGAGCTTTCAGAAAAAGTATTGGGAATTGAAGACCATGAAATTGAAGTGGAGTACCAGAACACTACTATCGGCAAATACGATTTGGATTTTAACGGTAAAAACTTCACTCTACTTAACAAACAGACAGCCTGCCTTGCTCAGGAGCAGTGCGGTATTCCATCAGACAAGCCTAAAGTAAAATTATCTCAGTTAAATACTGACAATGCTAATTCATGCACTCCGGGCGGAGGATGCTGCTAA